One Clostridium estertheticum DNA segment encodes these proteins:
- a CDS encoding Fic family protein: protein MSKSINISERVIKDLHYIILKSIDSKNAGEYRKTNVLISGSQHRPVEHFLVHERMEELIGIMKIKINYIQSIWLLNFIVNMYIFIPLLMAMGEQQDY from the coding sequence TTGAGTAAGAGCATAAATATATCAGAAAGAGTTATAAAAGATTTGCACTATATAATATTGAAAAGTATAGATAGTAAAAATGCTGGAGAATATAGAAAAACAAATGTTTTAATTAGTGGTAGCCAGCATAGGCCCGTTGAGCATTTCTTAGTACATGAAAGAATGGAAGAATTAATTGGTATAATGAAAATAAAGATAAATTACATCCAATCCATTTGGCTGCTGAATTTCATTGTAAATATGTATATATTCATCCCTTTATTGATGGCAATGGGCGAACAGCAAGATTACTAA
- a CDS encoding Fic family protein codes for MAAEFHCKYVYIHPFIDGNGRTARLLMNLILMINGYPITVIKTENRDIYMKALEKASAQGDISEFINIFLEAVDRSLDIYLYIVS; via the coding sequence TTGGCTGCTGAATTTCATTGTAAATATGTATATATTCATCCCTTTATTGATGGCAATGGGCGAACAGCAAGATTACTAATGAATTTGATTTTAATGATCAATGGGTATCCTATTACTGTTATAAAAACTGAGAATAGAGATATTTATATGAAAGCATTAGAAAAAGCTAGTGCTCAAGGTGATATTAGTGAATTTATAAATATTTTTTTAGAAGCTGTGGATAGAAGCCTGGATATATATCTTTATATAGTATCCTAA
- a CDS encoding dihydrofolate reductase family protein, with amino-acid sequence MSNNVEQRRIILDLATTLDGFIEGKNGEVDWCIMDTDMGFTNFLNEIDTILYGRKSYDLWGQYIPQDEDSDNEKEIWKLVHSKEKYVFSRTQIDTDNQAIFINENILGEVNKLKNKPGKDIWLYGGASLITTFINLGLVDEFRLSIHPVILGEGKPLFIDIKQRLNLKMVNTRTFSSGVVQLIYHWNGN; translated from the coding sequence ATGTCAAATAACGTAGAGCAGAGAAGAATAATTTTAGATTTAGCAACTACTTTAGATGGCTTTATTGAAGGGAAAAATGGGGAAGTTGATTGGTGCATTATGGACACTGATATGGGGTTCACTAATTTCTTGAATGAAATTGACACTATTTTATATGGTAGAAAAAGTTACGATTTATGGGGACAATATATTCCCCAAGATGAAGATTCTGATAATGAAAAAGAAATTTGGAAATTGGTTCATAGTAAAGAGAAATATGTGTTTTCCAGAACACAAATAGATACTGATAATCAAGCAATATTTATAAATGAAAATATTCTTGGAGAAGTAAATAAATTGAAGAATAAGCCTGGTAAAGACATTTGGCTATATGGAGGAGCAAGTCTCATTACAACTTTTATAAATTTAGGGCTTGTTGATGAATTTAGATTATCTATTCACCCTGTTATTTTGGGAGAAGGAAAACCGTTGTTTATTGATATAAAACAGAGATTGAATTTAAAAATGGTTAATACCAGAACGTTCTCTTCTGGCGTTGTACAACTAATCTATCATTGGAATGGTAATTAA
- a CDS encoding DUF1697 domain-containing protein has product MTIYIALLRGINVGGKNIIKMADLKRTFETIGLSSVQTYIQSGNVLFKSNEEEETLRKKIEHEIEGVFGFSVTIVLRTAAEIEWIIRNCPFSQEEVTDAEASSKVECLYVSLLTNAPSQEKIQHLNSYTSESDKYKIEGREVFLLFHNSIRNSKLVNNLKKLEVPWTVRNFKTMNKLNELTKHMM; this is encoded by the coding sequence ATGACTATTTATATCGCACTATTACGAGGCATTAACGTAGGCGGAAAGAATATTATTAAGATGGCTGATTTGAAACGTACATTTGAAACTATAGGCCTTAGTTCAGTGCAAACATATATTCAAAGTGGAAATGTTTTATTTAAATCAAATGAAGAGGAAGAAACTCTGCGTAAGAAAATTGAACATGAGATTGAGGGGGTTTTTGGATTTTCTGTAACAATTGTTTTGAGAACGGCCGCAGAGATAGAATGGATTATCCGCAATTGCCCATTCTCCCAGGAAGAAGTAACAGATGCAGAAGCCTCATCGAAAGTAGAATGCCTATACGTCTCACTGTTAACAAATGCCCCATCACAAGAAAAAATTCAACACTTGAACTCTTACACAAGTGAAAGTGATAAGTATAAAATTGAAGGGCGAGAGGTATTTCTTTTATTTCATAATAGTATTAGAAATTCCAAGCTTGTAAACAATCTTAAAAAATTAGAGGTACCGTGGACTGTGCGTAACTTTAAAACCATGAACAAGCTGAATGAGCTAACAAAACATATGATGTAA